In the Stakelama saccharophila genome, ATGCGGGCGGGGAGCGCCAGAGGACCGCGGATGCCACCGATATCCTGGAAGCGGTCAGCGAGCCGGTCCTGGTGGTAGCCGACAACCGCGTGTACCGCGCCAACAAGGCGGCGCACGACCTGCTCGGCAACCATATCCTGGGCGAGGACGTCCGCCTCGCCATCCGCCACCCCGCTGCGGCGGCGGGACTGCTGAAGAACGCGGCACGCGAGCGCGAGGAACCGGTCCATCTCGTCGGTCTGGGCCAGCGCGACCAGCGCTGGGAGATGCGCGTCCACCCCGCCGGAGAGGGCGTGCGGATCGTCCATCTGGTCGACCGTACCACCAGCTATGCCGCGGAGCGTATGCGCGTCGATTTCGTCGCCAATGCCAGCCACGAACTGCGGACACCGCTCGCCTCGCTTATCGGCTTCATCGAGACGCTGACCGAGGAGGCCGGCGAGGATCCGGAGACGCGCACGCGATTTCTCAGGATCATGCTCGATGAGGCGGTGCGCATGCAGCGGCTGGTCGACGATCTGATGAGCCTCTCGCGCATCGAGGCGATGAAATATCGCGAGCCCGACGCGCGAATCGACCTCCATGCCCTGACGACGGAGGTCCACGACCAGATCGTCGCCACCGAAGCGCCGCGCGCTGCCGACCTGCTGCTGGAACTCGATGCGGTCCGCCCGGTTCGCGGCGACCGGGCGCAGCTTTCGCAACTGCTGCACAACATCATCGGCAACGCGATGAAATACGGCCGGAAGGACACGCCGGTACGCATCCGCCTGACCGCGGCGGAAGGCGATATGGTGCGGCTGCAGGTCGCCGACGAGGGCGACGGCATCGCGCCCGAACATCTGCCGCGGCTGACCGAGCGGTTCTACCGGGTCGATTCGGGCCGCAGCCGCGCGGGCGGCGGCACCGGGCTGGGCCTCGCCATCGTCAAGCATATCGTCGAGGGCCATCGCGGCCGGCTCGACATCGCGAGCACGCCGGGGCGCGGCACGCAGGTCACGGTTTTGCTGCCGCCGGCGCCGCTGTCATCAAGACGTAATGTAAATGCAACAGACGGCATCGCGACGAACGATCACCGTTCGGCACCATCTTGATGCATCATCCAGGGGAAACAGCATGATCCGCCGCATGGCGCTGATCGCCACCATCAGCCTCGCACTCGCCGCGTGCGGCCAGCAATCCGGCCGCGACTATATCAAGATCGTGGGATCTTCGACCGTCTATCCCTTCTCGACGGTCGTGGCCGAGCAGATGGTGAACCAAAATCCGTCGCTGAAGACGCCGGTAATCGAATCGACCGGCACCGGCGGCGGCATGAAGCTGTTCTGCGGCGGCGTCGGGGTGGAACATCCCGACATCGCCGATGCGTCCCGTCCGATGACACCGTCGGAATATGAAACGTGCCGCGCAAACGGCGTCGACGGCATCATGAAGATTCAGGTCGGCGTCGACGGCATCGCATTCGCCGAATCGAACGAAGGCCCGAAATTCGCGCTGAGCACGGCGCAAATCTACAAGGCGCTGGCCGCCAACCCGATGGGCAAGCCCAATCCGTACAAGTTCTGGGACGACATCGATCCCTCGCTGCCGCACCAGCCGATCCAGGTCTTCGGGCCGCCCTCGACCAGCGGCACGCGCGATGCGCTCGCCGAACTGATCCTCGCCAAGGGGTGCGAGGAAGTGGACCCGCAGGCAGCCTCGCTGGAAGGCGACGCGTTCGACGAGCGCTGCAAGCGCATCCGCGAGGATGGCGCCTATGTCGACAAGGGCGAGAATGACAACATGATCGTCCAGAACCTGAACGTCAGCCCAAACGCGATCGGCATTTTCGGCTACAGCTATCTCGAGGAAAATCGCGATCGGATCCACGGCATCACGATCGACGGCGTCGAACCGACCTACAAGAATATCGCGAGCGGCGACTATCCGGGTTCGCGGCCGCTGTTCATCTATGTGAAGAAACAGCATCTGGACGCCGTGCCGGGCATCAAGCAGTTCCTGGACGAATATGCCGAATCCTGGGGCCCGAAGGGGCCGCTGGTCGCCAAGGGAATGATCGCGGCGCCGGAATCGGTTAGGGCGCAGAGCCGGAAGATCATCGATCAGGGCATCACGCTCGATCCCTCGACGCTGAAATAAGCGCGGGCGGCCGCGGCCGCCCGCAGCCAACCGCTGGAGCATCCGGTTTGAGTTCGCTCGCACTCCTGTTCATCATCTGCGGCCTGGGGCTGATCGCATGGCTGACGGCGCGGGCCAGGGCGGCGCGCTTCGCCACGCGCGGGCCGGACCGCCGGCATTCGCTGCCCGGCCAGCATGGCTGGTACATGGCGATGTGGACGGCGATCCCCGCCCTCCTCTTCCTCGGCATATGGGCCAGCGTCTCGCCCGCGCTCGTCACGCAGGAGGTGCTGGAGGCACCGGC is a window encoding:
- a CDS encoding substrate-binding domain-containing protein gives rise to the protein MIRRMALIATISLALAACGQQSGRDYIKIVGSSTVYPFSTVVAEQMVNQNPSLKTPVIESTGTGGGMKLFCGGVGVEHPDIADASRPMTPSEYETCRANGVDGIMKIQVGVDGIAFAESNEGPKFALSTAQIYKALAANPMGKPNPYKFWDDIDPSLPHQPIQVFGPPSTSGTRDALAELILAKGCEEVDPQAASLEGDAFDERCKRIREDGAYVDKGENDNMIVQNLNVSPNAIGIFGYSYLEENRDRIHGITIDGVEPTYKNIASGDYPGSRPLFIYVKKQHLDAVPGIKQFLDEYAESWGPKGPLVAKGMIAAPESVRAQSRKIIDQGITLDPSTLK
- a CDS encoding ATP-binding protein; this encodes MQQYFEPRPVLALLIVAGCALAGVAIGADTDAIVIALVGGVAAVLTAAGAGRIGADEPAADAGGERQRTADATDILEAVSEPVLVVADNRVYRANKAAHDLLGNHILGEDVRLAIRHPAAAAGLLKNAAREREEPVHLVGLGQRDQRWEMRVHPAGEGVRIVHLVDRTTSYAAERMRVDFVANASHELRTPLASLIGFIETLTEEAGEDPETRTRFLRIMLDEAVRMQRLVDDLMSLSRIEAMKYREPDARIDLHALTTEVHDQIVATEAPRAADLLLELDAVRPVRGDRAQLSQLLHNIIGNAMKYGRKDTPVRIRLTAAEGDMVRLQVADEGDGIAPEHLPRLTERFYRVDSGRSRAGGGTGLGLAIVKHIVEGHRGRLDIASTPGRGTQVTVLLPPAPLSSRRNVNATDGIATNDHRSAPS